The Cervus canadensis isolate Bull #8, Minnesota chromosome X, ASM1932006v1, whole genome shotgun sequence genome contains the following window.
CCTTCccttcatccctcccccaccccttccttgaCCCTCCCTTCCCgtcttccctcttccttccttcccttcctccctccctcccttccttcccctttccctccccaccaTAGCCTTCTCTccataccccccacccccagttgccTGGTTATCTTCCCCGTCCTGACTGGTTCCTTTCAACTGTCCCCTCAGGTGGGGAGGATGGACAGAAGCGGCGACGAAACCGACCTGAAGCTTTTCCCACTGCCGAGGATATCTTTGCTAAGTTCCAGCACCTTTCACATTATGACCAACACCAGGTCACGGCTCAGGTGTGGGCCTAAGTCCAGCCCGCTTCCCACATTCTGGCCTCCTTGTcctgttttccttctctccttatcttttttctcccccaggcaGGCTAAGCCTCCTGTTTTCACCCCCTTTCCCCATCATCCTTTCCTGCTGCCCTGGTTCTTCCCACCTCTCTCCACTCCCATCTCACTCCCACTGCCCTTATCAGGTCTCCCGGAATGTTCTGGAGCAGATCACGAGCTTTGCCCTTGGCATGTCGTACCACTTGCCTCTGGTGCAGCATGTGCAGTTTATCTTCGACCTCATGGAATATTCACTCAGCATCAGTGGCCTCATCGACTTTGCCATTCAGGTGGGGGAGTTGGGGAGATGAGGGAGGAGGGAGTTTGTGCATTACAGGGTCACAAGGACAAGAGCAGAGGCTCAAGCCAGTGTCCCAGGTTATTTGGAGGGACCAAAAGGCTAGTGTCGTGGGAGTGGCCCGTGAGCTAAGCcagcaggaatagagactcaaGTGCTCCCTGGGGAGGCCCAAGAGATGGGTTAGAGCACTGGGCACGGACTGTCCTTCCGCTGTGGACTTCATAGGATTGTATCCTGGACACTGGGTAGATCATTGATGTGGCTTGCCTTTAATAGAATAAAGGGCAGTGGCATATGCCACTGGGGCCCTTCCAGGCTGAGGCGTCTCTAGCAGGAAGGGGCTCCAGTTTTCTCACAGGAAGGGGAATGATGTATAACATTCGAGGCCTCTTCTTGTTTCTCAACCACTTGCTCTGCTAGCTGCTGAATGAACTGAGTGTAGTCGAAGCAGAACTGCTTCTCAAATCCTCAGATCTGGTGGGCAGCTACACCACTAGCCTGTGCCTGTGCATCGTGGCTGTCCTGCGCCACTATCACGCCTGCCTCATCCTCAACCAGGACCAGATGGCACAGGTCTTTGAGGGGTAAGTGGGGTTTCAGAATAACCAAAACCAATGGGGCCCCGGTGAAGGCTGTTGGAAATGACCTGCAGAGAACACATAGGGCTCTCACAATGCAGAAGTGCATGCCTTCCTGGTAGGGAGGGGAGAGAACATTGTGGAGGGACAGGAATCTTGGTGCCCAGACCTGCCATTGCTCCAGGCACGACCTTGTCCCTTCTTGACAGGCTGTGTGGCGTAGTCAAGCACGGGATGAACCGGTCTGATGGTTCCTCTGCAGAACGCTGTATCCTTGCATATCTCTATGATCTGTACACCTCCTGTAGCCATTTAAAGAGCAAATTTGGGGAACTCTTCAGGTAAGAGAGGTGGAAGGTAAGGGGTAGAGAGTGGGGCCTCATCCCATCTCCTCGCTGCTGCCCAACTCAGGAGCAGAACACAGCCTACCACCCTGCTGTGTCTGCAGGGTCATTTGGGGACAGTGTCCTCTAAGTGTTCTTGGTCCCCAAAAGTGGGCCTCCTTCCTCATCAGCCTTGCTTCCAGCCCACGCCTGCAGGGCCCACGCTTCTCCCCGCTTCCTGGGGCCCCTGTGCCTTACCCTCACTGGGTTTCTTTCCTGCCCAGTTGGTCGGCTTTGTCCCATTTCCCCTCTTCTTGCCTTAAGGGCCTTGGtccctcattttctcctttttgtccttttctcctctttcctgacCATCCCTCTGGCTCACTAGCACTTCCTCAATactgctctctcctctcccctacCCCTGCAGTGACTTCTGCTCCAAGGTGAAGAACACCATCTACTGCAATGTGGAGCCATCAGAGTCCAACATGCGCTGGGCACCCGAGTTCATGATCGACACTTTAGAGAACCCCGCCGCTCACACCTTCACCTACACGGGGCTAGGCAAGAGTCTTAGTGAGAACCCTGCTAACCGCTACAGCTTTGTCTGCAATGCCCTTATGCACGTCTGTGTGGGGCACCATGATTCGGATAGGTATGGGGCGTACTGAGTGAGGCATGGGCACCACGCTCCcgcctgatgttgggagggatgaCTTGCCTGGGAGGTACCACAACCTTGGTTATAGCCGGGGTAGAGATGAAAAGTTAATGAGTCTGAGGTTTTGCCGGAACAAGGTTTTTGCTGAGGGCATTTGTACTTTTCCCCAGGGTGAATGACATCGCCATCCTGTGTGCAGAGCTGACCGGCTATTGCAAGTCACTGAGTGCAGAGTGGCTGGGAGTGCTTAAGGCCTTGTGCTGCTCCTCTAACAATGGCACTTGTGGTTTCAACGACCTCCTCTGCAATGTAGATgtgagactgggggtgggggtgcactGGGCAGTCCCCAGGGCAGGAGTCTGCTCCCAGTGACTGTGAGAGCAGAGGGACAGCTTTTTGCAGAATGGAGGTCCAGCACCCCGAATAGGAGAACTCTCTTCACACTGAGTCCTGGTGTGTGTCTGCTGTTTTCCTCCAGGTCAGTGACCTGTCTTTTCACGACTCCCTGGCCACTTTTGTTGCCATCCTCATCGCTCGGCAGTGTTTGCTCCTGGAGGATCTGATTCGCTGTGCGGCCATCCCTTCACTCCTTAATGCTGGTAAACTACCAATTCATGACCCCTAGAAAGTCTAGACCCCCAATGTCAATACACACTCAATGACCATACTCTCCTTGTTCAGTGTGGGGCTCCTGGTGGCACCAGAGGCCAATTCTGTTGTGTGCCTCAGGCTGGGAGGGGcctctttctgaccctgcacctgTATCCCCAGTCTTTCCTGTTCCTGACCTGTCCAGGTTCTCCCCTCTACACTATAGAACAGTTGGCTCCCTCACCTCTCCTCCAGTGTGTTATCTCCTTTTGCCTGACCTCAGCCACCCTTTTAGTGCCTCACCACCCACAAACCCACATATAGCCCACCTTCATCCTTTCCCCTCCTCTATGTCTTCTCTGTAGCTTGCAGTGAACAGGACTCTGAGCCAGGGGCCCGGCTTACCTGCCGCATCCTCCTCCACCTTTTCAAGACACCTCAACTCAATCCTTGCCAATCGGATGGAAGTAAGTGACTCCATCCAAGCTAGCCTGCCAAGGAAAGTGTGGCTACCCTACCCCCACCGTTTCTACTTTGGCTTCCCCTGACTTCAGCTCTCTCCTCCAGACAAGCCTACTGTAGGAATCCGCTCCTCCTGTGACCGCCACCTGCTGGCTGCCTCCCAGAACCGCATCGTGGATGGAGCTGTGTTTGCTGTTCTCAAGGCTGTGTTTGTACTTGGTATGGGGGTAGGAAGAGTGGTGCCAAAAGTGTGTATAGGGTGGAGCGCCAGCTAAACTACAAAGGACGGTCTTTCTCTCTCCTAAAGGTGGTCTCTCTGACCTttctggaggagaggaaggagggaagtaTGTTTCTGTCCCATAGGGCAGGATTTGGGGAGTGCTGCTTCTGTGGCTCTGGGGCAGGTCTCCACACAGCATTGGGATCTCACTTTGCCCTCCGTATCTCCCACCCATGAACCGCAGGGGATGCGGAACTGAAGGGTTCGGGCTTCACTGTGACAGGAGGAACAGAAGAACttccagaggaggagggaggaggtggcAGTGGTGGTCGGAGGCAGGGTGGCCGCAACATCTCTGTGGAGACAGCCAGTCTGGATGTCTATGCCAAGTACGTGCTACGCAGCATCTGCCAGCAGGTCAGTCTCACCTTCTCCCGAAGACCTCTTAAATGCTGCTATATAATATAGTCCTGTTCCCTGTCATGATCACACCACCTCTCTGCCACACCTCTTGTCCCTCACCAACCCCTGGTTCATCCCCCTTATTCCTAACCCCCTCACTGGTTGCCCCAGTCCCCTGATTCTTGGCTTCCTCAGGAATGGGTAGGAGAACGTTGCCTTAAATCACTGTGTGAGGACAGCAATGACCTGCAAGACCCAGTGTTGAGCAGTGCCCAGGCCCAGCGCCTCATGCAGCTTATCTGCTACCCACATCGGCTGCTGGACAACGAGGATGGGGAAAACCCTCAGCGGCAACGCATTAAGCGTATTCTTCAGGTAGGCCAAGGTGACAGGGGCCCTGGAGGAAGCAGTGGGGCCTGAACCTGGGGTGAAATGATGGGAAccttgagagaaaaagagagggggaATTAAGTAGGAAGATTAACGAGGATATGGACAAAAGGTGGTGAGAGAAACAGCTCCAGCATGGGTTTTGAAGTCAGGCCAATATGGTCTAGACTCAAGAGTGAACCATTGGGTGAGGGCACACAACTGGCTGGAGTAGGGCTTTGGCTTATCAGTGGGAGACAGAGCATCTGGGAGGTCTAGGTTTTGGTCTTATGTGTCTGGCATGTTGGTCATAGCTCAGTGATGAGTAGTAATGCTGTTGGAAAGCTACTGCTCATTGAGTGGCTGCTTCATGCTGGGTACTGTGCTCAGTAATCTACATAGATTTCCTCAGTTAGTCTTTACAACCCTGTGAAGTAGGTATGAATATCCCTGTTTGAGCATCAATGAAACTGAGGCttgaagaggttaagtaacttgcccgagGTTCAGTAACTCACGCAGCTGGTAAGTTTAGAGTCAGTATAGGAGCCCAGGTCTGCCTGCACCCTTCCTGCCTCACCACACTGCTGCAGACATTCATGTGACTGGGGGGTGGAAAAATAAAGCTGTTGAGGAAAACCTAAAGGAATGAGGCCTCTTCAGCTGAGAGAAGATAATGCCTCAGAGAGATTAACTAAGACTAGCCCTCGGGTCTGTAAAGGACTTTGAAAACAGGAGTGGCGAGCCTCAACGTCAACATCAAAGATTTAAGTTAAGCATTAAGCAGAACTTCCTGATGCTGAGGAATGTGAGGCTCTGGAGCAGGAAACTGGGGAAGATGTGAAATTTTTCCAAAACCACTTTTGAAATAGGATAGATTTTTTTCAGCCATTTTGGATTATTTACGTGTGATCTTTCCTAAAGAGTGGAAGTCGAGGGCCCTTTCAGACCTCCAGGCATATGTGATTCAAGGTTGTGAGAGATCAGGGGCTGGCATCAGGGTACTAAGTGGCTGGGATGACACAGTGATGACTAGCTTGCTGATGGGGTCTCTGTCACAGAACTTGGACCAGTGGACCATGCGCCAGTCTTCGTTGGAACTGCAGCTTATGATCAAGCAGACCCCTAACAATGTGAGTGGTTCCCAGACCCTCTCCCATACTCACTTCCAACAATATGTGTCAGGGAAGGGGGCTGCCATAGAAGAGCCTAGGTTCTACCTTTGGGTTCTGGAGATAAGAGAGGATGGGAAGATGGCGGATGTGTAGAGTTGATGATAAGGGGCATGGGTTGAGAGTGCTGGGGCTGTGAGCTGTGGGGAAGGTTGGCAGCTGTGGTAGTAGAGGCTGTTTCTGTGGCCACAACTGTAAGGGGGTATGTAAAGAAGACAGTGGGGCACTGGAGAAGTACTACAAGGTGGTGGAGGGCATGACGCCCAACAGAGTTGTGTCCCTACCCTCCCATCAGCCTCCACGGGTGCCTTCCTCTGTCCTCATCTCCTATCTCTCCTACTATCTCTTTGCCTTTGGCAGCGGCTAACCTATTTACCTGCCCTGTGCCTTTCATCCTCCTTAGGAGATGAACTCCCTCTTAGAGAACATCGCCAAGGCCACAATCGAGGTTTTCCAGCAGTCTGCAGAGACAGGGTCATCTTCTGGAAATGCTGCAAGCAACATGCCCAGCAGCAGCAAGACCAAGCCTGTGCTCAGGTTGAGTAGAAATGTGTTAGGACCCatccacttctgagttttctctTCCAGTAGTGTAAATGATTTCAGCTGCCCGGAGATGTCAGGCATGTCCATCTAGAAAAGAGAGGAGGGATTGTTCCAGccttgcctggctcctctgtaaCCCTGCGTGTGCCATCTCTCCAGCTCCCTAGAACGCTCCGGTGTATGGCTGGTGGCTCCTCTCATTGCCAAACTGCCCACCTCAGTCCAGGGGCATGTGTTAAAGGCTGCTGGGGAAGAGTTAGAGAAGGGCCAGCACCTGGACTCCTCTTCCCACAAAGAACGTGATCGACAAAAGCAAAAGAGGTAAAGCGGCAGTTGTGGGGCTGGGATTGCGGAGTGGAAAGGAGAGGAGGCCCAGGGAGGAAGAGAAGTTGGGGCAAAGAGGTGAGgatcaaaatcagaaaaaggtACAATCGGAGGAGAAGAGAGATGGTCAAACAAGAGGCTAGATCTTAAAAGAGTAGAGTTGGGGGCTTGGAGGAATGAGGTTGGAAATTGCCTGACCTGgtcctgttctttttcttctcctcccgTCTCTAGCATGTCCCTGTTGAGCCAGCAGCCCTTCTTATCCCTGGTGCTGACATGTCTGAAGGGCCAGGATGAGCAGCGTGAGGGACTCCTTACCTCCCTCTACAGCCAGGTCCACCAGGTATGGGTCTTTGGGCCTGGAGCTAggcaggagggcagaggaggatgCAGCCAAGAGGCCACCTATGTACTCTTAATCTTCAGTATTTTCTGACAAGAACACCCTGTTTGACACAACGAAATCCCTGAGCTGTGTGTTGTACTTGTTTCTGTCTTAGATTGTGAATAATTGGAGAGATGACCAGTATTTAGACGATTGCAAACCAAAGCAGCTAATGCATGAGGCACTCAAACTGCGGCTCAACCTGGTGAGAGGGGGAGCTgggaagaaggaggaaagggGTGGAGCTAGGACCTCAGACAAAGAAGCCCCAGCCCGGGGAGGCGAGAATGCAGATGAGGACCCAGGCTTGCCTGGATCTTCATGTATTAACCCAGCTCTCCTAGAGGACGTGGGACCTGAAAGTGGTTAAGGAGACTGTATCCTTGCAGGGACCCTGCCTCAGTATTGTAGATTCTGGCTGGGCCTGAGAAGCCCTAGACACCTGTTGTGGAGTGTTCAATGAGATCCTGGATGTCCTTTGGTCCAACTCCATCATTATATAAgtaaggaaaccaaggcccagagaggtcgaGAATTAAGTCATTGGCCTGAGATCATGTAGCCCAGGTTCTAATCTGAGCTTCCTTAAAGGCTGCTTCTGCCCCTGAGCCATCTGACTGACTTGTTGTGGCCCCGGCAGGTGGGGGGCATGTTTGACACGGTGCAACGCAGCACCCAGCAGACCACGGAGTGGGCTGTGCTCCTCCTGGATATCATCATCAGCGGCACTGTCGACATGCAGTCCAACAAGTAAAgcatccccctcccctccctccactttCATCCCCAAGAGGAGCCCCTCCCCCAAACCAGGTGCATGACCGTGGCAGTAGATGTGGCTGACACTTTGGGCTCTGAAGTCCAGGATCTGGGGtttcgtttcttttttttttggatctgggGTTTCTTAACATGGTTTGGGTGCCTGCTCCCTGCTCATGTCCAAGCTGGCCATCTCTGTCTGTCTGAAACTCTTTCTCCTCTGGTTTTCTCCCTGGCTTCCTGCTATAGCGAGCTCTTCACCACTGTCCTGGACATGCTAAGTGTGCTCATCAATGGGACCCTAGCTGCGGACATGTCCAGCATCTCCCAGGGCAGCATGGAGGAAAACAAACGTGCCTACATGAACCTGGTGAAGAAGCTGCGGGTGAGCAGAGGGAGCGAGGCCTAGaggcctcctccctcttccttgaGGGAGTCCAGCCTCAGTGATATCATCCTGCCCCCCTACCCTTCCCTCacacatctgtgtcttctttgttaCTTGTTTAGTGAGGATTTACTGAGGGTTTTCTTCGGGCCAGCTTCTGTGCTGGCCCCTGAGAGGTCCCATTCCTGTTTCCTGTGTCCTGAAACTCTTGTCCTGTCTTCTTGTGCCTGCAGAAAGAATTGGCGGAACGCCAGTCAGATAGTCTGGAAAAAGTTTACCAGCTGCTGCCACTGCCCAAGCCGACTCGAGATGTGATCACGTGTGAGCCGCAGGGCTCCCTTATCGACACCAAGGGCAACAAGATTGCTGGCTTCGACTCTATCTTCAAGAAGGAGGCACGTTCCATTATCTTCCTaccccctgcttcctgcctcccacCTTTGTTCCCCTTTGGGCCAGAGCCTCCCCTGCTTTTACCTTGTAGCTGCAACAAGTTCATCGGCCTCCATGAGGAAGCAAGAACCGTCACTGGGGTGTTGAGATAATCACTTAATTTTCCTCAAGTATCTTCTCCCTGTCTTGGGAGTCTCATTCTCTTTCCTTGGTCTCTCCTTTCACCCCTCCCCACTACCCATCATCCCCACCACCTTTGTACCTGCCACCCATTTCTCAGCACCCCAATCTCTTTCCTCTGCCCCACCCACAGCCCATTCTGCTCCACCCCAGCCTGCACCCCACCTATCTGCCTGGCCGATGGCCCACATCTCTTTAATCCCTGCATCTTTTTCCTCCCATCCACCTATCTCAGCATAGTTTTCTCTGTCCCCTCTTTCTGTGAGTTGCAGTATTTATTGAGTAGTCATCATCATTGTGTGTAGTAGAGGGAGAGGAGAATAAGGATCTGGGGTTCCAAATCTGAAGCCCAACCTGTTCCTATAGGTGTTCTCTTCATTGTTTTCCTGCTTATTTGTCTCTGTCtatctttctgtgtctctctttctctctctctctcggcctgtctctctcttcctgtttttctcgctctccctgtctctgtctgtctctctggctgccttcagtctctcactgccttttctttctctgccttcctgtTTCTATATCTGTCTCCCTCTGACTGTcagtgtctgtctctgtctccctctgctCCCTACCATCCCCTCTTCATTTTCCCTCCCCTGTGTGTATATCCATGTCTATCTGTCTTCCTCTCACCATCTTCCCTGAATCTAcccatgaactttttttttcttttgttgccaaCAGATACTTTTCCCTCTCCTGCAAGCCTTCAAGGTCTGTGTTGTAATTTCCAAGTTTCAGCAGCTCactatttctcattttctggaGCAGGGTCTTCAGGTTTCCACCAAACAAAAGCTCTCTCCCTGGGATCTTTTTGAGGGCTTGAAGCCATCAGCGCCACTATCTTGGGGCTGGTTTGGAACAGTCCGGGTGGACCGGCGCGTGGCCCGTGGAGAGGAGCAGCAGCGGCTGCTGCTGTACCACACACACCTGAGGCCCCGGCCCCGCGCCTACTACCTGGAGCCACTGCCACTGCCTCCAGAAGATGAggaaccccctgcccccaccctgttAGAGCCTGAAAAAAAGGCTCCAGAGCCCCCCAAAACTGACAAACCTGGAGCTGCTCCACCCAGCACTGAGGAACGCAAGAAGAAGTCCACTAAGGGCAAGAAGCGCAGCCAGCCTGCCGCCAAGACGGAAGTGAGCACCGCTGCTGCTGTCCCTGTGCATGTCTTTCCcagcccccttctctttctcatcCTGGTTGTGGGAGGGCTGGGGGCATTTGAGGAAGGGGTACTTTTAGAATTAAAACAATGAGCCACATAGCTCCACCTCCTGCTCTGCCCTCCTTTCCCACTTGACCCCAGCCCTCTCACCTTCCTCCCCTGTTGTTCACACAGGACTATGGAATGGGCCCAGGCCGAAGCGGCCCCTACGGAGTGACAGTGCCTCCAGACCTCCTGCACCATGCCAACCCTGGCTCCATCTCTCACCTTAGCTACAGGCAGAGCTCCATAGGCCTCTACACCCAGAACCAGCCACTGCCAGCAGGTGAGTACCAGCCACTGGGTGCGAGGGACTGACCCAGACATTCCTCCCATCTGAAGGGTGATGCCACTTCTCCCAGGAGCTATGGATGCGCGGGGCGCTGAGCAGGGGACGGAGGGACAAAGAGCCTAAAGAGGTCAGCCACCTCCCCTTTCCAGGTGGCCCCCGCGTGGACCCATACCGCCCCATGCGGTTACCGATGCAGAAGCTGCCTACCCGCCCACCTTACCCTGGAGTGCTGCCCACGACCATGACTGGTGTCATGGGACTGGAACCTGGCTCCTACAAGACATCTGTGTACCGACAGCAGCAGCCTACAGCGCCCCAAGGACAGCGCCTTCGCCAACAGCTCCAGGCAAAGATAGTGAGAGGGGCCGTAGGGAGGGCCGTCAGGGAGAGGGGCTTTTGAAGGTCACAGGAATTTGGGGTCTTCACAAGGACATGCAGAGTGGGAGATGCAAGAAACGAGGTGGCAGAAAGCACTTCCAGAGTTtgagtttgtttcctttttccctctaACAGAGTCAGGGGATGTTGGGACAGT
Protein-coding sequences here:
- the MED12 gene encoding mediator of RNA polymerase II transcription subunit 12 isoform X6; its protein translation is MAAFGILSYEHRPLKRPRLGPPDVYPQDPKQKEDELTALNVKQGFNNQPAVSGDEHGTAKNVNFNPAKISSNFSSIIAEKLRCNTLSDTGRRKPQVNQKDNFWLVTARSQSAINTWFTDLAGTKPLTQLAKKVPIFSKKEEVFGYLAKYTVPVMRAAWLIKMTCAYYAAISETKVKKRHVDPFTEWTQIITKCLWEQLQKMAEYYRPGPAGSGGCGSTIGPLPHDVEMAIRQWDYNEKLAMFMFQDGMLDRHEFLTWVLECFEKIRPGEDELLKLLLPLLLRYSGEFVQSAYLSRRLAYFCTRRLALQLDGVSSHSSHVMSTQSTSTLPTTPAPQPPTSSTPSTPFSDLLMCPQHRPLVFGLSCILQTILLCCPSALVWHYSLTDSRIKTGSPLDHLPIAPSNLPMPEGNSAFTQQVRAKLREIEQQIKERGQAVEVRWSFDKCQEATAGFTIGRVLHTLEVLDSHSFERSDFSNSLDSLCNRIFGLGPSKDGHEISSDDDAVVSLLCEWAVSCKRSGRHRAMVVAKLLEKRQAEIEAERCGESEAADEKGSIASGSLSAPSAPIFQDVLLQFLDTQAPMLTDPRSESERVEFFNLVLLFCELIRHDVFSHNMYTCTLISRGDLAFGAPGPRPPSPFDDPADDPERKEAEGSSSSKLEDPGLSESMDIDPSSSVLFEDMEKPDFSLFSPTMPCEGKGSPSPEKPDVEKEVKPPPKEKLEGTLGVLYDQPRHVQYATHFPIPQEESCSHECNQRLVVLFGVGKQRDDARHAIKKITKDILKVLNRKGTAETDQLAPIVPLNPGDLTFLGGEDGQKRRRNRPEAFPTAEDIFAKFQHLSHYDQHQVTAQVSRNVLEQITSFALGMSYHLPLVQHVQFIFDLMEYSLSISGLIDFAIQLLNELSVVEAELLLKSSDLVGSYTTSLCLCIVAVLRHYHACLILNQDQMAQVFEGLCGVVKHGMNRSDGSSAERCILAYLYDLYTSCSHLKSKFGELFSDFCSKVKNTIYCNVEPSESNMRWAPEFMIDTLENPAAHTFTYTGLGKSLSENPANRYSFVCNALMHVCVGHHDSDRVNDIAILCAELTGYCKSLSAEWLGVLKALCCSSNNGTCGFNDLLCNVDVSDLSFHDSLATFVAILIARQCLLLEDLIRCAAIPSLLNAACSEQDSEPGARLTCRILLHLFKTPQLNPCQSDGNKPTVGIRSSCDRHLLAASQNRIVDGAVFAVLKAVFVLGDAELKGSGFTVTGGTEELPEEEGGGGSGGRRQGGRNISVETASLDVYAKYVLRSICQQEWVGERCLKSLCEDSNDLQDPVLSSAQAQRLMQLICYPHRLLDNEDGENPQRQRIKRILQNLDQWTMRQSSLELQLMIKQTPNNEMNSLLENIAKATIEVFQQSAETGSSSGNAASNMPSSSKTKPVLSSLERSGVWLVAPLIAKLPTSVQGHVLKAAGEELEKGQHLDSSSHKERDRQKQKSMSLLSQQPFLSLVLTCLKGQDEQREGLLTSLYSQVHQIVNNWRDDQYLDDCKPKQLMHEALKLRLNLVGGMFDTVQRSTQQTTEWAVLLLDIIISGTVDMQSNNELFTTVLDMLSVLINGTLAADMSSISQGSMEENKRAYMNLVKKLRKELAERQSDSLEKVYQLLPLPKPTRDVITCEPQGSLIDTKGNKIAGFDSIFKKEILFPLLQAFKVCVVISKFQQLTISHFLEQGLQVSTKQKLSPWDLFEGLKPSAPLSWGWFGTVRVDRRVARGEEQQRLLLYHTHLRPRPRAYYLEPLPLPPEDEEPPAPTLLEPEKKAPEPPKTDKPGAAPPSTEERKKKSTKGKKRSQPAAKTEDYGMGPGRSGPYGVTVPPDLLHHANPGSISHLSYRQSSIGLYTQNQPLPAGGPRVDPYRPMRLPMQKLPTRPPYPGVLPTTMTGVMGLEPGSYKTSVYRQQQPTAPQGQRLRQQLQAKISQGMLGQSSVHQMTPSSSYGLQTSQGYTPYVSHVGLQQHTGPADPTRHLQQRPSGYVHQQAPTYGHGLTSTQRFSHQTLQQTPMIGTMTPLGPQGVQAGIRSASILPEQQQQQQQQQQQQQQQQQQQQQQQQQQQQQYHIRQQQQQQQQILRQQQQQQQQQQQQQQQQQQQQQQQAHQQQQQQAAPPQPQPQSQPQFQRQGLQQTQQQQQTAALVRQLQQQLSNTQPQPSTNIFGRY
- the MED12 gene encoding mediator of RNA polymerase II transcription subunit 12 isoform X2, translated to MAAFGILSYEHRPLKRPRLGPPDVYPQDPKQKEDELTALNVKQGFNNQPAVSGDEHGTAKNVNFNPAKISSNFSSIIAEKLRCNTLSDTGRRKPQVNQKDNFWLVTARSQSAINTWFTDLAGTKPLTQLAKKVPIFSKKEEVFGYLAKYTVPVMRAAWLIKMTCAYYAAISETKVKKRHVDPFTEWTQIITKCLWEQLQKMAEYYRPGPAGSGGCGSTIGPLPHDVEMAIRQWDYNEKLAMFMFQDGMLDRHEFLTWVLECFEKIRPGEDELLKLLLPLLLRYSGEFVQSAYLSRRLAYFCTRRLALQLDGVSSHSSHVMSTQSTSTLPTTPAPQPPTSSTPSTPFSDLLMCPQHRPLVFGLSCILQTILLCCPSALVWHYSLTDSRIKTGSPLDHLPIAPSNLPMPEGNSAFTQQVRAKLREIEQQIKERGQAVEVRWSFDKCQEATAGFTIGRVLHTLEVLDSHSFERSDFSNSLDSLCNRIFGLGPSKDGHEISSDDDAVVSLLCEWAVSCKRSGRHRAMVVAKLLEKRQAEIEAERCGESEAADEKGSIASGSLSAPSAPIFQDVLLQFLDTQAPMLTDPRSESERVEFFNLVLLFCELIRHDVFSHNMYTCTLISRGDLAFGAPGPRPPSPFDDPADDPERKEAEGSSSSKLEDPGLSESMDIDPSSSVLFEDMEKPDFSLFSPTMPCEGKGSPSPEKPDVEKEVKPPPKEKLEGTLGVLYDQPRHVQYATHFPIPQEESCSHECNQRLVVLFGVGKQRDDARHAIKKITKDILKVLNRKGTAETDQLAPIVPLNPGDLTFLGGEDGQKRRRNRPEAFPTAEDIFAKFQHLSHYDQHQVTAQVSRNVLEQITSFALGMSYHLPLVQHVQFIFDLMEYSLSISGLIDFAIQLLNELSVVEAELLLKSSDLVGSYTTSLCLCIVAVLRHYHACLILNQDQMAQVFEGLCGVVKHGMNRSDGSSAERCILAYLYDLYTSCSHLKSKFGELFSDFCSKVKNTIYCNVEPSESNMRWAPEFMIDTLENPAAHTFTYTGLGKSLSENPANRYSFVCNALMHVCVGHHDSDRVNDIAILCAELTGYCKSLSAEWLGVLKALCCSSNNGTCGFNDLLCNVDVSDLSFHDSLATFVAILIARQCLLLEDLIRCAAIPSLLNAACSEQDSEPGARLTCRILLHLFKTPQLNPCQSDGNKPTVGIRSSCDRHLLAASQNRIVDGAVFAVLKAVFVLGDAELKGSGFTVTGGTEELPEEEGGGGSGGRRQGGRNISVETASLDVYAKYVLRSICQQEWVGERCLKSLCEDSNDLQDPVLSSAQAQRLMQLICYPHRLLDNEDGENPQRQRIKRILQNLDQWTMRQSSLELQLMIKQTPNNEMNSLLENIAKATIEVFQQSAETGSSSGNAASNMPSSSKTKPVLSSLERSGVWLVAPLIAKLPTSVQGHVLKAAGEELEKGQHLDSSSHKERDRQKQKSMSLLSQQPFLSLVLTCLKGQDEQREGLLTSLYSQVHQIVNNWRDDQYLDDCKPKQLMHEALKLRLNLVGGMFDTVQRSTQQTTEWAVLLLDIIISGTVDMQSNNELFTTVLDMLSVLINGTLAADMSSISQGSMEENKRAYMNLVKKLRKELAERQSDSLEKVYQLLPLPKPTRDVITCEPQGSLIDTKGNKIAGFDSIFKKEILFPLLQAFKVCVVISKFQQLTISHFLEQGLQVSTKQKLSPWDLFEGLKPSAPLSWGWFGTVRVDRRVARGEEQQRLLLYHTHLRPRPRAYYLEPLPLPPEDEEPPAPTLLEPEKKAPEPPKTDKPGAAPPSTEERKKKSTKGKKRSQPAAKTEDYGMGPGRSGPYGVTVPPDLLHHANPGSISHLSYRQSSIGLYTQNQPLPAGGPRVDPYRPMRLPMQKLPTRPPYPGVLPTTMTGVMGLEPGSYKTSVYRQQQPTAPQGQRLRQQLQAKISQGMLGQSSVHQMTPSSSYGLQTSQGYTPYVSHVGLQQHTGPAGTMVPPSYSSQPYQSTHPSTNPTLVDPTRHLQQRPSGYVHQQAPTYGHGLTSTQRFSHQTLQQTPMIGTMTPLGPQGVQAGIRSASILPEQQQQQQQQQQQQQQQQQQQQQQQQQQQQQYHIRQQQQQQQQILRQQQQQQQQQQQQQQQQQQQQQQAHQQQQQQAAPPQPQPQSQPQFQRQGLQQTQQQQQTAALVRQLQQQLSNTQPQPSTNIFGRY